A section of the Festucalex cinctus isolate MCC-2025b chromosome 9, RoL_Fcin_1.0, whole genome shotgun sequence genome encodes:
- the nkrf gene encoding NF-kappa-B-repressing factor: MLLVMAEGSGAGEMRSFDLSHGFEAKKRHISSGGGEEPMRKMPMSKFGSRPRFEPVQFVSGGNCRSIGAGGVTSGADEKENDKAPRRNEPHAGRYREYEHTSYSSTGRAPSSSSLRAGFDAWASRRVWDQDRNPSGGPVSLGYGGRGPSSNFMAKIQQDYMNMYEAHSSRNTDSYSQPYRHNNGYRGGNRSGGWDSGRQGLGYGHQDRPHNRPYGGPSAPQPGALPQPLPINHATLVEKQRLVASLASALAASFWDPQYATGTDTPNYSFMLSRSIQACKTNPQYVYVNLKDIPHADLPKNRKVPADGYACELRCQGIYLATGYSGSKNGARDRASEHAVKLFMKPVEVCVVPRKYRHTTLNDVVVCQINSPVPALTPALWNPENIGYPSFKGPYEPDMRKHWTEFVVMDNAQDAICILNNSAAFSHMKVDYKFELLPNGSWLCSVYVQDEMVAQASGTKKNSKHAAAAEALARLRLNQAERQHQQQTPHQHGRGYQQQPESSGGQFGMRKKHLSELVILENSDNAVCIINDTAQFNKVTADYKFIYLPDQRWRCEVYLEGQFVAAGVGAKKQVKHIAAQEALDTLRQTQAVVKSNLRKEGHNDAISRSQILGRSGEEAMRQEIKEDNIGNQLLRKMGWTGGGLGRDGEGIAEPIKVKEQFSREGLGLDTDKLGSQLTKRDIEDIIRNYVSSDRQDDLRFSTDLTNDERKQIHQVSQKYGLRSKSYGQGKQRFLIVSRRVDTNQLIGQLLQEGQVGRYELVKPQASH, encoded by the exons ATGCTCCTGGTGATGGCAGAGGGCAGCGGTGCAGGCGAAATGCGCTCCTTTGACCTGAGTCACGGCTTCGAAGCAAAAAAGAGACATATTTCTTCTGGTGGCG GAGAAGAGCCCATGAGGAAGATGCCCATGTCAAAGTTTGGTTCGCGACCTCGATTTGAGCCCGTGCAGTTCGTTAGCGGAGGCAACTGCAGGAGCATTGGTGCCGGCGGAGTCACAAGTGGCGCTGATGAGAAAGAGAACGATAAGGCGCCCAGAAGGAATGAGCCGCATGCTGGCCGATACAGGGAATATGAACACACTTCGTACAGCAGTACAGGCAGAGCGCCGAGCAGCTCCTCCCTCAGGGCTGGTTTTGATGCTTGGGCTTCGCGTAGGGTTTGGGACCAGGACAGAAATCCTTCAGGCGGCCCAGTCAGCTTAGGCTACGGAGGCCGAGGCCCCTCGTCAAACTTTATGGCAAAAATACAACAAGACTATATGAACATGTATGAGGCCCATAGCTCTCGCAACACTGATTCCTACTCGCAACCTTACAGGCACAACAACGGGTACAGGGGAGGGAACCGATCCGGTGGCTGGGACAGTGGACGTCAGGGTTTGGGGTACGGCCACCAGGATCGCCCTCATAACCGGCCGTACGGCGGCCCCTCTGCCCCTCAGCCGGGGGCTTTGCCGCAGCCGCTCCCGATCAACCACGCCACGCTGGTGGAGAAGCAGAGACTCGTCGCCAGTCTGGCGTCGGCGTTGGCCGCCTCGTTTTGGGACCCTCAGTACGCCACTGGAACGGATACTCCGAATTACAGTTTCATGTTGAGTCGCAGCATCCAGGCCTGCAAGACCAACCCTCAGTACGTTTACGTCAACCTCAAGGATATCCCTCACGCCGACCTGCCCAAGAACCGCAAAGTGCCGGCGGACGGCTACGCCTGCGAGCTGAGGTGCCAGGGGATCTACCTGGCCACTGGCTACTCGGGCAGTAAAAACGGAGCGAGGGACCGGGCCTCGGAGCACGCCGTCAAGCTCTTCATGAAGCCCGTCGAGGTGTGCGTGGTGCCGCGCAAGTACAGGCACACGACGCTCAATGACGTTGTGGTGTGCCAGATTAATTCCCCCGTCCCCGCCTTAACGCCCGCTCTGTGGAACCCGGAGAACATCGGCTACCCCAGCTTTAAGGGGCCCTACGAGCCCGACATGCGCAAGCACTGGACCGAGTTTGTGGTCATGGACAACGCCCAGGACGCCATCTGCATCCTCAACAATTCCGCCGCGTTCAGCCACATGAAGGTGGACTACAAGTTCGAGCTGCTGCCCAACGGCTCGTGGCTGTGCAGCGTCTACGTGCAGGACGAAATGGTGGCGCAGGCCAGCGGCACCAAGAAGAACTCCAAGCACGCCGCGGCAGCCGAGGCCCTGGCCAGGCTGCGCTTGAACCAGGCCGAGCGACAGCACCAGCAGCAAACGCCCCACCAGCACGGCCGGGGATATCAGCAGCAGCCGGAGTCCTCCGGCGGCCAGTTCGGCATGAGGAAGAAGCACCTGAGCGAGCTGGTCATCTTGGAAAATTCGGACAACGCCGTGTGCATCATCAACGACACGGCGCAGTTCAACAAGGTGACAGCCGACTACAAGTTCATCTATTTGCCCGATCAACGCTGGAGGTGTGAGGTGTACTTGGAAGGGCAATTCGTGGCAGCGGGGGTGGGGGCTAAAAAACAGGTGAAGCACATCGCCGCGCAGGAGGCCTTGGACACCCTGAGACAGACGCAGGCCGTGGTCAAGTCCAACCTGAGGAAGGAGGGTCACAACGACGCCATCTCCCGCTCTCAAATCCTGGGTCGCTCGGGGGAGGAGGCCATGAGGCAGGAGATTAAGGAGGACAACATTGGGAACCAGCTGCTGCGCAAGATGGGTTGGACGGGAGGAGGCCTGGGCCGAGACGGCGAAGGGATCGCCGAGCCTATCAAAGTCAAGGAGCAGTTCTCCAGGGAGGGCTTGGGCCTGGACACGGACAAGCTCGGGAGCCAGCTCACCAAACGGGACATCGAGGACATCATCCGCAACTACGTCAGCTCAGACCGCCAGGACGACCTGCGCTTCTCCACTGACCTGACCAACGACGAGCGCAAGCAGATCCACCAAGTGTCTCAAAAGTACGGCCTACGCAGCAAGTCGTATGGACAGGGCAAGCAGCGCTTCCTCATTGTCAGTCGCAGGGTGGACACCAATCAGCTCATCGGTCAACTCCTGCAGGAAGGCCAAGTGGGTCGCTACGAACTGGTTAAACCTCAGGCCTCGCACTAA
- the ube2a gene encoding ubiquitin-conjugating enzyme E2 A produces MSTPARRRLMRDFKRLQEDPPAGVSGAPSENNIMVWNAVIFGPEGTPFEDGTFKLTIEFTEEYPNKPPTVRFVSKMFHPNVYADGSICLDILQNRWSPTYDVSSILTSIQSLLDEPNPNSPANSQAAQLYQENKREYEKRVSAIVEQSWRDC; encoded by the exons ATGTCAACTCCGGCGAGACGACGTTTAATGAGAGATTTTAAACG CCTGCAGGAAGATCCTCCAGCTGGAGTCAGTGGTGCCCCATCAGAAAACAATATTATGGTATGGAACGCTGTCATTTTTGG gcCAGAAGGAACTCCTTTTGAAGATG GAACATTCAAACTTACCATTGAGTTCACAGAGGAATATCCAAATAAGCCTCCAACAGTGAGATTTGTCTCTAAAATGTTTCATCCCAATG TATACGCCGACGGCAGCATATGCTTAGATATACTTCAGAATCGTTGGAGTCCCACTTACGATGTGTCTTCAATATTAACTTCAATACAG TCTTTACTGGACGAGCCCAACCCAAACAGTCCGGCCAACAGCCAGGCGGCCCAGCTGTACCAGGAGAACAAGCGGGAGTACGAGAAGAGGGTTTCTGCTATCGTTGAACAGAGTTGGCGCGACTGTTGA